The following are encoded in a window of Phaseolus vulgaris cultivar G19833 chromosome 3, P. vulgaris v2.0, whole genome shotgun sequence genomic DNA:
- the LOC137807910 gene encoding large ribosomal subunit protein uL15x codes for MTTRFKKNRKKRGHVSAGHGRIGKHRKHPGGRGNAGGMHHHRILFDKYHPGYFGKVGMRYFHKLRNKFYAPIVNIDKLWSLLPQEAKDKATADKAPLLDVTQFGYFKVLGKGVLPQNQPIVVKAKLISKIAEKKIKEAGGAVVLTA; via the coding sequence ATGACGACTAGGTTTAAGAAGAACAGGAAGAAGAGAGGTCATGTCAGTGCCGGGCACGGCCGTATCGGAAAGCACAGAAAGCATCCCGGAGGTCGCGGTAACGCCGGAGGTATGCATCACCACCGTATCCTCTTCGACAAATACCATCCAGGTTACTTCGGTAAGGTGGGTATGCGCTACTTCCACAAGCTCCGCAACAAGTTCTATGCCCCCATTGTCAACATCGACAAGCTCTGGTCCCTTCTCCCCCAGGAGGCCAAGGACAAGGCCACCGCCGACAAGGCGCCCTTGCTCGATGTCACCCAGTTCGGCTACTTTAAGGTTTTGGGTAAAGGGGTTTTGCCTCAGAACCAGCCTATCGTTGTGAAGGCCAAACTTATCTCCAAGATCGCTGAGAAGAAGATCAAGGAGGCCGGTGGCGCCGTTGTTCTCACCGCTTag
- the LOC137807911 gene encoding DEAD-box ATP-dependent RNA helicase 20, whose product MNPYENRYSDSASFHGRRSDFVRSIPPPSFGGRGDAVPYGAFRPNGFGSAPLAPIPSFVPPPGGFSVGRGSARVGNGHMSDRKYDIGRSGGGRGRGGGRGGAQGFRGSRRGGRHDGGSSRDDLNNITLPKQSFRNLVPFEKNFYVECPAVRAMTEQEVTHYRACREITVQGHDVPKPVRMFHEANFPDYCLEVIANLGFAEPTPIQAQGWPMAMKGRDLIGIAETGSGKTLAYLLPALVHVNAQPRLSHGDGPIVLVLAPTRELAIQIQEEALKFGSRTNCRSTCIYGGAPKGPQIRELRRGVEIVIATPGRLIDMLEAQHTNLQRVTYLVLDEADRMLDMGFEPQIRKIVGQIRPDRQTLLWSATWPREVETLSRQFLRNPYKVIVGSPNLKANQSINQVVEVVTDMEKYNRLIRLLKEVMDGSRVLIFMETKKGCDQVTRQMRMDGWPALSIHGDKNQAERDWVLAEFKSGRSPIMTATDVAARGLDVKDIKCVINYDFPSSLEDYVHRIGRTGRAGAKGTAYTFFTHGNAKFARDLIKILQDAGQVVSPALSALVRSAGSGQFGSGGSFRTRGRGGYGNRGLTSGSNAIPLGSKRPWQYL is encoded by the exons ATGAACCCTTACGAGAATAGATACTCTGATTCCGCTTCTTTTCATGGTCGTCGCAG TGATTTCGTTAGATCTATTCCTCCGCCGTCTTTTGGCGGTCGCGGCGATGCGGTTCCCTACGGCGCCTTTAGACCCAACGGGTTCGGATCCGCACCCCTTGCTCCGATTCCATCATTTGTGCCCCCTCCTGGGGGGTTTAGCGTAGGACGAGGTAGTGCTAGAGTGGGCAATGGTCACATGAGTGATAGAAAATACGACATAGGTCGTAGCGGCGGTGGAAGAGGTCGTGGTGGTGGTAGAGGCGGGGCTCAAGGTTTTAGGGGCTCCAGGAGAGGAGGTAGACACGATGGTGGTTCTTCTAGGGACGATTTGAACAACATTACACTTCCGAAGCAGAGTTTTAGGAATTTGGTCCCTTTTGAGAAGAATTTTTACGTTGAGTGCCCTGCGGTGAGAGCCATGACTGAGCAAGAAGTTACGCATTACCGTGCTTGTAGAGAGATCACCGTGCAAGGGCATGATGTGCCGAAACCTGTACGGATGTTTCACGAGGCGAATTTTCCTG ATTATTGCCTTGAGGTCATTGCCAATCTGGGTTTTGCTGAGCCCACTCCAATTCAGGCTCAGGGTTGGCCTATGGCAATGAAGGGTAGAGATTTAATTGGCATTGCTGAGACTGGCTCGGGTAAAACTTTGGCGTATTTGCTTCCTGCTTTAGTGCACGTCAATGCTCAACCTCGACTGT CACATGGTGATGGTCCCATTGTCTTAGTATTAGCACCGACAAGAGAGCTTGCTATTCAAATTCAAGAAGAGGCTCTGAAATTTGGGTCACGAACAAATTGTAGAAGTACGTGCATCTATGGTGGTGCACCAAAGGGCCCCCAAATTCGTGAGCTAAGAAGAG GCGTTGAGATTGTTATTGCTACACCTGGTCGTCTAATAGATATGTTGGAAGCTCAGCACACAAACCTTCAAAGAGTGACTTACCTTGTCTTGGATGAAGCTGATCGAATGCTGGACATGGGTTTTGAACCTCAGATACGGAAAATTGTAGGCCAG ATTCGACCAGATAGACAAACATTATTATGGAGTGCTACATGGCCAAGGGAGGTTGAGACTCTGTCAAGGCAGTTTCTCCGCAATCCATACAAG GTAATTGTTGGGTCACCAAACCTGAAGGCAAATCAATCTATAAATCAAGTTGTTGAAGTTGTAACAGACATGGAGAAATATAATAG ATTAATCAGACTGCTGAAAGAAGTGATGGACGGGAGCCGAGTTCTAATATTTATGGAGACTAAAAAGGGATGTGATCAAGTTACGAGACAAATGAGAATGGATGGGTGGCCAGCACTATCCATCCATGGTGATAAAAACCAGGCTGAGAGGGATTGGGTCTTGGCTGAATTTAAGAGTGGCAGAAGTCCAATAATGACTGCCACTGATGTTGCTGCACGGGGTCTTG ATGTGAAGGACATTAAATGTGTGATCAATTATGATTTTCCATCAAGCCTGGAAGATTATGTACACAGAATTGGTCGAACTGGTCGTGCAGGGGCCAAAGGAACTGCGTACACATTTTTTACACACGGCAATGCCAAGTTTGCTAGGGATCTGATCAAGATTTTACAAGATGCTGGTCAGGTTGTGAGTCCTGCATTGTCTGCATTGGTTCGGTCAGCTGGTTCTGGTCAATTTG GATCAGGGGGAAGTTTTCGCACAAGAGGACGCGGAGGCTATGGAAATCGAGGTTTAACATCAGGTTCCAATGCCATTCCTCTAGGTTCGAAGAGGCCTTGGCAGTATCTATAG
- the LOC137805654 gene encoding U-box domain-containing protein 36-like — MEDVNHTPREAKDYYSRPIWLSETAQVFGDLKRSDRNGVNGFHFTAGRDSYVYNSQEIMTPEISGAFEEIKSLFSTRNGVNEEVLGQENGDYSRYSMQTLSTEIVEIVEDGNSITINKDRRVDDLYVAVGKDDLDAVKWTLDHAVSPGSRIFLIHVSSPITSIPTPVGRLERSQLTPQQVRLYVNEVNNKRKDLLQKYIKMSNEANVIAETLLLESNDTGKAILDLISILNITNLVIGIKKLPYTRRNNKLSIGEFVKKHAPNTCEVNLVYNGEVFVSDPYMDGLVSYGQASQSKNHSKSNFLPCMCFSGKSTSVNY, encoded by the exons ATGGAAGATGTGAATCACACCCCAAGAGAAGCAAAGGATTACTATTCTAGACCAATATGGTTGTCAGAAACTGCGCAAGTATTTGGGGATCTCAAGAGAAGTGACAGAAATGGAGTTAATGGCTTCCATTTTACTGCTGGTAGAGATTCCTACGTCTATAACTCCCAAGAAATAATGACTCCTGAAATTTCTGGAGCATTTGAAGAAATCAAAAGTTTATTTAGTACCAGAAACGGGGTTAATGAAGAGGTGCTTGGCCAAGAAAACGGTGACTATAGCCGCTATTCTATGCAGACGTTGTCAACAGAGATTGTGGAAATAGTTGAGGATGGCAACAGCATAACAATAAACAAAGATAGAAGGGTTGATGATCTTTATGTCGCTGTTGGCAAAGATGATTTGGATGCTGTGAAATGGACTCTTGATCATGCTGTTTCTCCCGGTTCCCGGATTTTTCTTATCCACGTCTCTTCTCCAATCACATCGATTCCTACTCCAG TTGGAAGGTTAGAAAGAAGTCAACTGACCCCACAGCAAGTAAGACTATACGTGAATGAAGTGAACAACAAGAGGAAGGATCTTTTGCAGAAGTACATTAAGATGAGTAATGAAGCCAAT GTAATAGCAGAAACGTTGCTTCTGGAGAGCAATGACACAGGAAAAGCAATTCTGGATCTCATCTCTATACTTAACATAACCAACCTTGTCATTGGAATCAAAAAGCTACCTTACACACG GCGCAACAACAAATTGAGCATAGGAGAGTTCGTAAAGAAACATGCACCGAATACCTGCGAAGTTAACTTGGTTTATAACGGCGAGGTGTTTGTGTCTGATCCTTACATGGATGGCTTGGTATCCTATGGCCAAGCATCACAGAGTAAAAATCACTCCAAAAGCAACTTCTTACCGTGCATGTGCTTTTCAGGCAAGTCCACTTCAGTCAACTATTGA